The following are encoded in a window of Vicugna pacos chromosome 2, VicPac4, whole genome shotgun sequence genomic DNA:
- the LOC116282961 gene encoding GTP-binding nuclear protein Ran-like, with the protein MAAQGEPQVQFKLVLVGDGGTGKTTFVKRHLTGEFEKKYVATLGVEVHPLVFHTNRGPVKFNVWDTAGQEKFGGLRDGYYIQAQCAIIMFNVTSRVTYKNVPNWHRDLVRVCENIPIVLCGNKVDIKDRKVKAKSIVFHRKKNLQYYDISAKSNYNFEKPFLWLARKLIGDPNLKFVAMPALAPPEVVMDPALAAQYEHDLEVAQTTALPDEDDDL; encoded by the coding sequence ATGGCTGCCCAAGGAGAACCTCAAGTTCAGTTCAAACTTGTACTGGTGGGAGAtggtggtactgggaaaactacCTTCGTGAAACGCCACCTGACTGGTGAATTTGAGAAGAAGTATGTAGCTACCTTGGGTGTTGAGGTCCATCCCCTTGTGTTCCATACCAACAGAGGGCCTGTTAAGTTCAACGTGTGGGACACAGCTGGTCAGGAGAAATTTGGTGGACTGAGAGACGGCTATTATATCCAAGCTCAGTGTGCCATTATAATGTTCAATGTAACATCGAGAGTTACTTACAAGAATGTGCCGAACTGGCATAGAGACCTGGTGCGAGTGTGTGAAAACATCCCCATTGTGTTGTGTGGCAACAAAGTGGATATTAAGGACAGAAAAGTTAAGGCAAAATCAATTGTCTTTCACCGAAAGAAGAATCTTCAGTACTATGACATTTCTGCCAAAAGTAACTACAACTTTGAAAAGCCCTTCCTCTGGCTTGCTAGAAAACTGATCGGAGACCCGAACTTGAAGTTCGTCGCCATGCCTGCTCTGGCCCCGCCGGAGGTGGTCATGGACCCAGCCCTGGCCGCGCAGTATGAGCACGATCTAGAGGTTGCGCAGACAACTGCTCTCCCGGATGAAGATGACGACCTGTGA